A region of Gemmatimonadaceae bacterium DNA encodes the following proteins:
- a CDS encoding ABC transporter permease — MSALDIGAGFLEATVRTATPLALAALGECISERAGVINIGLEGAIIAGALGGTVAAASLGVAGGFVVGALAGVLIAAIFAFFTVRLRADQIITGTAITLFSLGLTGTLYRSLFGASGVALSTPTAGPLVIPGLASLPLVGAALFAQPVITYLVMLLAPLLAWWLARTHAGLAVRALGEYPDAAVAAGIAPRRTQALAVLFAGGMAGLAGATLVLAQAGTFVEGMSAGRGFIAIAIVVLGRWKPLGVLGAALLFGAANSLQTLFQAMGWSGVPYQLFLALPYVLTLLVLAGASGRAAAPAALGKA, encoded by the coding sequence GTGAGCGCGCTCGATATCGGCGCCGGCTTTCTGGAAGCCACCGTGCGCACCGCCACGCCGCTCGCGCTGGCGGCGCTGGGCGAGTGCATCAGCGAGCGCGCGGGCGTGATCAACATCGGACTCGAGGGGGCGATCATTGCCGGCGCGCTGGGAGGGACCGTGGCGGCGGCGTCGCTCGGCGTCGCCGGCGGCTTTGTGGTGGGTGCGCTCGCCGGGGTGCTGATCGCGGCGATCTTTGCCTTCTTCACGGTGCGGTTGCGGGCCGATCAGATCATCACCGGCACGGCGATCACGCTCTTTTCGCTCGGGCTGACGGGAACGCTCTATCGCTCCCTCTTTGGCGCGTCGGGTGTGGCGCTCTCCACGCCGACGGCCGGGCCGTTGGTGATTCCCGGGCTCGCCTCGTTGCCGCTGGTGGGGGCGGCGCTCTTTGCGCAGCCGGTGATCACCTATCTGGTGATGCTGCTCGCCCCGCTGCTCGCCTGGTGGCTGGCCCGTACGCATGCCGGGCTCGCGGTGCGGGCGCTCGGCGAGTATCCCGACGCGGCCGTTGCCGCCGGGATCGCGCCACGGCGCACGCAGGCGCTGGCGGTGCTCTTTGCCGGTGGCATGGCGGGGCTCGCCGGTGCCACGCTCGTGCTGGCGCAGGCCGGCACCTTCGTGGAGGGGATGAGCGCCGGACGCGGCTTCATCGCCATCGCCATCGTGGTGCTCGGCCGCTGGAAGCCGCTCGGCGTGCTGGGCGCCGCGCTGCTGTTCGGCGCGGCCAATTCGCTGCAGACGCTCTTTCAGGCGATGGGGTGGAGCGGCGTGCCGTATCAGCTCTTTCTGGCGCTGCCGTACGTGCTGACGCTGCTGGTACTCGCCGGGGCCAGCGGTCGCGCGGCGGCGCCCGCGGCTTTGGGAAAGGCCTAA
- a CDS encoding ABC transporter permease, translating to MSSVSRASATASASAFASRLRALAQLVATLAVALLLLSGLLLLTGHAVAPALSALWRGAFGSWYAITSATLVRAVPLGLAGLAVSLAFRAGILNVGAEGQLLVGAVAATALAVPLASASPLVAIPVLLVGGAVAGGAWAGIAAVLRLRFGVLEVISTIMLNFVAQYLTGWLVRGPLQEPTHVNPQSTTLPDPLHLPVLLSGTRLHAGVPLLVVVAIVVWWWLANTASGFRVRAVGMNPFAAQSAGRIVVPRTVLLAFIGSGLLAGLAGSVEYTGVTYALYENFSPGYGYTAIAVALLARLNPLGVLGTALLFGALEAGANAMQRDAGVPSVVVSVVEALLILLVVSADRLQTRARAEAGGDAA from the coding sequence ATGAGTTCGGTGTCACGCGCCTCCGCCACCGCGTCCGCATCTGCCTTCGCGTCGCGTCTGCGCGCGCTCGCCCAGCTCGTGGCCACGCTGGCGGTGGCGCTCCTGTTGCTGAGTGGGCTGCTCCTGCTCACCGGGCATGCGGTGGCGCCGGCGTTGTCGGCCTTGTGGCGCGGCGCCTTTGGCTCGTGGTATGCCATCACGTCGGCGACGCTCGTGCGCGCCGTGCCGCTCGGCCTGGCGGGGCTCGCGGTGTCGCTGGCGTTTCGCGCCGGCATTCTGAATGTGGGCGCCGAAGGGCAGCTGCTGGTGGGCGCGGTGGCGGCCACGGCGCTCGCGGTGCCGCTGGCCTCCGCGTCACCACTCGTGGCCATTCCCGTGCTGCTTGTTGGTGGTGCGGTAGCCGGTGGTGCGTGGGCCGGCATAGCCGCGGTGCTGCGACTGCGTTTTGGCGTGCTCGAGGTGATCAGTACGATCATGCTGAACTTCGTGGCGCAGTATCTCACGGGATGGCTGGTGCGTGGGCCGTTGCAGGAGCCCACGCACGTGAATCCGCAGTCCACGACGCTCCCTGACCCGCTGCACTTGCCCGTGTTGCTGAGTGGCACGCGCCTGCACGCCGGGGTGCCGCTGCTCGTGGTGGTGGCCATTGTCGTGTGGTGGTGGCTCGCGAATACGGCGAGCGGCTTCCGCGTCCGTGCGGTGGGGATGAATCCCTTCGCGGCGCAATCGGCGGGGCGGATCGTCGTGCCGCGCACGGTGCTTCTCGCGTTCATTGGCAGCGGGCTCCTGGCGGGACTCGCTGGCTCGGTCGAATACACCGGCGTGACCTACGCGCTATACGAAAACTTTTCGCCGGGGTACGGCTACACGGCCATCGCGGTGGCGCTGCTGGCGCGTCTCAATCCACTGGGCGTACTGGGCACCGCGCTGCTCTTTGGTGCGCTCGAAGCGGGCGCCAACGCCATGCAGCGCGATGCGGGTGTGCCGAGCGTGGTGGTGAGTGTGGTAGAAGCCCTGCTCATTCTGCTGGTGGTGTCGGCTGACCGCCTGCAGACGCGCGCCCGGGCCGAAGCGGGAGGGGACGCGGCGTGA
- a CDS encoding dipeptidase has product MMRLRSAALLGPLSLLAASTAAAQSGKKITDEAVVQSTAKAIHARVLSLDTHVDISPAYFTETQPNYTTKLPRTQVDLAKMDEGGLGGAFLAIYVGQSPNLDSAGFAAANAAAIEKFEAVHRLTEKLAPTRAEIAYTAADAVRIHTSGKRVIFMGIENGFPIGSDITNVKKFYDRGGRYMSLAHNGHSQLSDSNTGERDGVWLHHGLSPLGRQVIAEMNRLGMMIDVSHPSKESMMQTLQITKAPIMASHSGVRAICNHSRNMDDEQLDALKKNGGVIQLVAFNSYVKCDPKRDIPREEARAAANEQLRKEYGITATNRREQQAQIQALPNDKRNEFLAKQEDITARRYPSDPPATVKDFVDHIDYVVKRIGIDHVGISSDFDGGGGVDGFRNATEAPNVTAELVRRGYTEQEIAKIWSGNLLRVLAAVEKAAGK; this is encoded by the coding sequence ATGATGCGACTCCGTTCCGCGGCCCTGCTGGGCCCGTTGTCCCTGCTGGCTGCCTCGACCGCGGCAGCCCAGTCGGGGAAGAAGATCACCGACGAAGCGGTCGTGCAGAGCACCGCCAAGGCGATTCATGCCCGTGTGCTGTCGCTCGACACGCACGTGGACATTTCGCCGGCGTACTTCACGGAGACGCAGCCGAACTACACCACGAAGCTGCCCCGCACGCAGGTCGATCTCGCCAAGATGGATGAGGGTGGGCTCGGCGGGGCGTTTCTGGCGATCTACGTGGGGCAGTCGCCGAATCTGGATTCGGCCGGCTTCGCCGCCGCCAACGCCGCCGCCATCGAGAAGTTCGAGGCGGTGCATCGCCTCACCGAGAAGCTGGCGCCCACGCGCGCCGAGATCGCGTACACGGCCGCCGATGCGGTGCGGATCCACACGAGTGGCAAGCGCGTGATCTTCATGGGGATCGAGAATGGCTTCCCCATCGGCAGCGACATCACGAACGTCAAGAAGTTCTACGATCGTGGCGGCCGGTACATGTCGCTGGCGCACAACGGGCACAGCCAGCTGTCGGACTCGAACACCGGTGAACGCGACGGCGTGTGGCTGCATCATGGCCTGTCGCCGCTGGGCCGGCAGGTGATCGCCGAGATGAACCGGCTGGGGATGATGATCGACGTGTCGCATCCGTCGAAGGAATCGATGATGCAGACGCTGCAGATCACCAAGGCGCCGATCATGGCCAGCCACAGCGGCGTGCGGGCGATCTGCAATCACAGTCGCAACATGGACGACGAGCAGCTCGACGCGCTCAAGAAGAATGGCGGCGTGATTCAGCTGGTGGCGTTCAACAGCTATGTGAAGTGCGACCCCAAGCGCGACATCCCCCGGGAGGAGGCGCGCGCGGCCGCCAACGAGCAGCTGCGCAAGGAGTACGGCATCACCGCCACCAACCGCCGCGAGCAGCAGGCACAGATCCAGGCGCTGCCGAACGACAAGCGCAATGAGTTCCTGGCCAAGCAGGAAGACATCACCGCGCGTCGCTACCCGAGCGATCCGCCGGCCACGGTCAAGGACTTCGTGGACCACATCGACTACGTGGTGAAGCGCATCGGCATCGACCACGTTGGCATCAGCTCGGACTTCGACGGCGGTGGCGGTGTGGACGGCTTCCGCAATGCGACGGAAGCGCCGAACGTGACGGCCGAGCTGGTGCGGCGCGGCTACACGGAGCAGGAGATCGCGAAGATCTGGAGTGGGAACCTGCTCCGCGTGCTGGCGGCGGTGGAGAAGGCGGCGGGGAAGTAG